A region from the Sulfurivermis fontis genome encodes:
- a CDS encoding flagellar hook assembly protein FlgD, with amino-acid sequence MSSVNNNVELLDSLGLWRQETKDKVGNELGADDFMKLMIAQMQNQNPMDPMDNGDFIAQLAQFSSTSGIQDLNASFTGLAESLQSYQALQASGLVGRSVLIMSDSAQLNSGGNISGMISLEATTPQLTVGIYDQSGALVRRMPMGMQSEGMVSFHWDGIADDGSAVPEGVYEVRAEALIEGKMTAMGTLIYNDVESVSISSRGGVLLNLAGVGTVDLSKVYQIK; translated from the coding sequence CAGGAGACGAAGGATAAGGTCGGTAATGAACTGGGTGCCGACGACTTCATGAAGCTGATGATCGCGCAAATGCAGAACCAGAATCCCATGGACCCCATGGATAATGGTGACTTCATCGCGCAGTTGGCGCAGTTCAGCTCGACATCCGGCATACAGGATCTGAACGCATCGTTTACCGGACTGGCGGAATCTTTGCAGTCCTATCAAGCCTTGCAGGCTTCGGGGCTGGTAGGGCGTAGCGTGCTGATTATGTCGGATAGTGCCCAGCTCAACTCCGGCGGCAACATCAGTGGGATGATCAGTCTCGAAGCCACCACGCCGCAGCTCACCGTGGGTATCTATGACCAGAGTGGCGCGTTGGTTCGGCGCATGCCGATGGGTATGCAGTCGGAGGGGATGGTCTCCTTTCACTGGGACGGCATCGCCGACGACGGTAGTGCCGTGCCGGAAGGTGTGTATGAGGTGCGTGCCGAGGCGTTGATCGAGGGCAAAATGACGGCAATGGGCACATTGATTTACAACGATGTCGAAAGCGTGAGCATCTCTTCACGCGGTGGCGTTCTGCTCAACCTCGCAGGGGTGGGGACGGTGGATCTTTCCAAGGTTTATCAGATCAAGTAA
- the flgE gene encoding flagellar hook protein FlgE has translation MAFQTALSGLNAASGNLNVTGHNIANASTTGFKKSRADFADVYAVSFGGVSKTATGSGVRLASVTQQFTQGNIDFTDNNLDLAISGEGFFVLNDNGTFLYSRAGNFSVDRDGYVVNAHGQRVQQYAVDPNTGIVSNFTPTDLQLNLGANPASPTTRIDINVNLDAGVTPIDSTAYPALVAAPVPDPNTYNFSTTTTIYDSLGVTHEATLYFRKDDTMPANEWEATLAITDIDGTINVMDTVTVQFSSNGTLLTTGDQDFLATSGPWTPSTGAAPFTTFDINFAGSTQFGANSAVNALSQDGYTTGRLSGISVDSNGVLFARYTNGQSSTVGAIAMARFSNPNGLQQVGDTNWAATFESGDVLPGQAGTGTFGQIQSGALEASNVDISKQLVNMIIAQRDFQANAKMITTEDQVTQTIINIR, from the coding sequence ATGGCATTCCAGACAGCACTGAGTGGTTTGAACGCGGCATCCGGCAACCTGAACGTGACTGGGCACAATATCGCCAACGCCAGTACCACCGGCTTCAAGAAGTCGCGCGCCGACTTTGCCGACGTGTACGCGGTGAGCTTCGGCGGCGTCAGCAAGACAGCTACCGGCAGCGGTGTGCGTCTGGCCAGCGTGACCCAGCAGTTTACCCAGGGCAATATCGACTTCACCGACAACAACCTGGACCTGGCCATCAGCGGCGAGGGGTTCTTCGTCCTCAACGACAATGGCACCTTTCTGTATAGCCGCGCCGGCAACTTCTCGGTGGACCGTGATGGCTATGTGGTGAATGCGCATGGTCAGCGCGTGCAGCAATACGCTGTCGACCCCAATACCGGTATCGTCAGCAATTTCACACCCACGGACCTGCAGCTCAACCTTGGTGCCAACCCTGCCTCGCCGACGACGCGCATCGATATCAACGTCAATCTGGACGCAGGTGTAACGCCCATCGATTCCACTGCCTATCCGGCCCTGGTTGCCGCGCCGGTCCCGGATCCGAATACCTACAACTTTTCCACCACCACCACCATCTATGACTCACTCGGTGTGACCCATGAGGCCACATTGTACTTCCGTAAGGATGACACCATGCCGGCAAACGAGTGGGAGGCAACCTTGGCGATCACCGATATCGACGGCACGATCAATGTGATGGATACCGTCACTGTGCAATTCAGCAGTAACGGCACCCTGTTGACCACCGGTGATCAGGACTTTCTGGCGACATCCGGTCCTTGGACACCCTCCACCGGTGCCGCGCCTTTTACCACATTTGATATCAACTTCGCCGGTAGTACCCAGTTCGGGGCCAATTCGGCGGTCAACGCCCTGAGCCAGGATGGTTATACCACCGGCCGCCTGAGCGGCATTTCGGTGGATTCCAACGGCGTATTGTTCGCGCGTTACACCAATGGTCAGTCGTCCACGGTAGGCGCTATCGCCATGGCGCGTTTCAGCAACCCGAACGGGCTGCAGCAGGTGGGGGATACCAATTGGGCGGCGACGTTCGAGTCCGGTGATGTGCTGCCGGGTCAGGCAGGAACGGGCACCTTCGGCCAGATTCAGTCCGGGGCATTGGAAGCATCCAACGTGGATATCTCCAAGCAGTTGGTGAACATGATCATCGCGCAGCGCGACTTCCAGGCTAACGCC